A genomic segment from Plasmodium sp. gorilla clade G2 genome assembly, chromosome: 3 encodes:
- a CDS encoding transporter, putative, giving the protein MKNVKDKTIISLFMYSISTTAIVYQNYIFISNLLKNYRAFEWLCIKNEDDNIINDDFFVCNEQENYVQYLLILGFIIQFLSGSIGSVLIKIFSKKIIAQTAFVFLFFGWIILGTALSYSKYYVDNNIKNKIPLVSFFLNLSFIFFGIGSDNSYLPIIYYINDRYPVEDINKNLYTIENNNNNNKLQKLKYILKNKNYILISTMSSLAVLSLFVGNVINITLKYLHFQNNVIIVILTYLALCVIPAFFIANFLDYNPNMNKNDNQLVSEDNIQTEEDKNKINYINSVNHINNINDGINSNNINDGINSNNINDAIISNNSYNSINVQHMKQNTHNNFNHTEHVNEKTLLKNDLNNSGEKNVQAASQNVVVVNMGKDEIYEQNEKRRVKLFNLNDVDFGLLKNQIKSSLYIFIVVEFFLITFSVCYFMFSLFDIYENNVFGDTLNIYSLILPSSFIFTLIFGIIADVINISNFISFNLILGIFVYILIYFYYTTTNVTIGYISLVLYFFHQSFFANHMYMYMSTIFKQDNFSILIGIINTFASLAFFMSYKIHEFIKMKNKNSVYPKAIAQGLFISYVVIFFTHIFYIKRKMRYHIISGTFSK; this is encoded by the coding sequence atgaaAAATGTAAAGGATAAAACGATAATTTCCCTTTTTATGTACAGTATTTCTACGACCGCTATAGTTTATcagaattatattttcatatctAATTTATTAAAGAATTATCGAGCATTTGAATGGTTGTgcataaaaaatgaagatgataatattattaatgatGATTTCTTTGTATGCAATGAACAAGAAAATTATGttcaatatttattaattctaGGATTTATTATTCAATTTTTATCAGGATCTATAGGAAgtgtattaataaaaatattttctaaaaaaattatagcaCAAACAGCATTTGTTTTCTTATTCTTCGGTTGGATTATACTAGGAACTGCTTTATcttattcaaaatattatgttgataataatataaagaataaaataccATTGGTCAGTTTTTTCTTAAACTTgtcttttatcttttttgGAATAGGATCAGATAATTCTTACCTTccaattatttattatattaatgacAGATATCCTGTAGAAGATatcaataaaaatttatatacaattgaaaataataataataataataaattacaaaaattaaaatatatcctaaaaaataaaaattatatactaATCAGTACTATGTCATCACTAGCTGTTCTAAGCTTGTTTGTAGGAAATGTCATAAATATTACTTTAAAATATCTACACTTTCAAAATAATGTTATAATTGTCATTTTAACTTACCTTGCATTGTGCGTAATTCCTGCCTTTTTCATAGCAAACTTTCTTGATTACAATcctaatatgaataaaaatgataatcaaCTTGTATCAGAGGATAACATACAAACTGaggaagataaaaataaaataaattatatcaaCAGTGtgaatcatataaataatataaatgatggaattaattcaaataatataaatgatggaattaattcaaataatataaatgatgctattatttcaaataattcatataattctaTTAATGTGCAACATATGAAACAAAACACTCATAATAACTTTAATCATACCGAACATGTTAATGAAAAAACACTTCTTAAAAATGACCTGAACAATTCAGGTGAAAAAAATGTACAGGCAGCTAGCCAAAATGTTGTTGTAGTGAATATGGGAAAGGATGAAATATATGAGCAAAATGAGAAAAGAAgagtaaaattatttaatttaaacgATGTAGATTTTGGTTTATTAAAGAATCAGATCAaatcatcattatatatatttattgtagttgaattttttttgataacaTTCAGTGTatgttattttatgttttcattatttgacatatatgaaaataatgtattTGGTGATACcttgaatatatattctttaatattaccatctagttttatatttacctTAATATTTGGCATAATAGCGgatgtaataaatatatcaaattttataagtttcaatttaatattaggaatatttgtatatatccttatatatttttattatacaacAACAAATGTAACAATTGGATATATATCTTTagttctatatttttttcatcagaGTTTTTTTGCGaatcatatgtatatgtacATGTCTACTATATTTAAGCAAGATAATTTCTCAATTCTTATTGGcataataaatacatttgCCTCATTAGCATTTTTTATgtcatataaaatacatgagtttataaaaatgaagaataaaaatagtgTATATCCAAAGGCAATAGCTCAAGGGCTTTTTATATCTTatgttgttattttttttacgcacatattttatattaaaagaaaaatgcgTTATCACATTATCTCTGGTACTTTTTCAAAGTAG
- a CDS encoding 60S ribosomal protein L26, putative, producing the protein MKFNKQKSSSRRKMRKAHFTAPAGLRRKIMSSKLSKELRLKYKTRSLPVRKDDEVLICRGHNHGREGKVVKINRKRYKIYVERVTREKVNGESTFIGIHPSNVVLTKLKVDKNRKKILDRKAAKEN; encoded by the exons atgaagttTAACAAAC aAAAATCATCTTCCCGAAGAAAAATGAGGAAAGCTCATTTTACTGCTCCCGCAGGTctaagaagaaaaattatgtcatcaaaattatcaaaagaattaagattaaaatataag ACACGATCGTTACCTGTTAGAAAAGACGATGAGGTTCTCATATGCAGAGGACACAACCACGGAAGAGAAGGAAAAGTTGTAAAAATTAACAGAAAGAGATATAAGATTTATGTAGAAAGAGTTACAAGAGAAAAAGTAAATGGAGAATCAACTTTTATTGGTATTCATCCAAGTAATGTTGTATTAACCAAATTAAAGGTTGATAAAAATcgtaaaaaaattttagatAGAAAAGCTGCAAaggaaaattaa